A stretch of Telopea speciosissima isolate NSW1024214 ecotype Mountain lineage chromosome 11, Tspe_v1, whole genome shotgun sequence DNA encodes these proteins:
- the LOC122645626 gene encoding salt tolerance receptor-like cytoplasmic kinase 1 isoform X1, with protein sequence MGCFKFLNLKRRSKKLLSNGKHQSLSVTDLSICVTEPAKDLIPDHHEQDQLSSNSTVIKRFSWSEIEKFTMNFAHVIGEGGYSTVYLGYFPDFSLGAIKIHCQSERLRHIFKKELEVLLHVQHKNIVKLLGYCDDREEGVLLLEFVPNGDLHEKLHNQDRKNSVLPWNNRMLIAYQLAQAIDYLHGNCKLPIVHGDIKASNVLLDHNLNCKLCDFGYAKMGFSSVVVPSSRNSIMGSPGYIDPHYLRTGIVSKKNDVYSFGVIVLELITGIEAFCTKKEKLLTSIANPILQDPEKAVEMVDSRLEGQFKGREVIAMASIASLCLRQHASLRPSMTDILNTMKECIPSVSFVEAAGRFKDIATSKMEFCKYLN encoded by the exons ATGGGCTGCTTCAAATTTCTGAATCTCAAGCGTAGATCCAAGAAGTTGTTAAGCAATGGAAAGCATCAAAGTTTGTCTGTAACAGATTTATCAATCTGTGTCACAGAACCAGCAAAGGATTTGATCCCTGATCATCATGAACAGGACCAGTTATCTTCCAACTCTACTGTGATCAAGAGATTCAGTTGGAGTGAAATAGAGAAATTCACCATGAATTTTGCTCATGTGATTGGTGAAGGAGGATACAGTACTGTCTATCTCGGCTATTTCCCTGATTTCTCCCTTGGAGCTATTAAGATTCATTGCCAGAGTGAACGCCTTCGCCATATCTTCAAGAAAGAACTCGAAGTTCTTCTTCATGTCCAACACAAGAACATTGTCAAACTTCTTGGCTACTGCGATGATCGAG aagaaggtgtTCTGTTATTAGAATTTGTTCCGAATGGAGATTTACACGAAAAGCTTCATAATCAAGATCGAAAGAATTCAGTACTTCCATGGAACAATCGAATGTTGATTGCATACCAATTGGCTCAAGCAATTGATTACCTTCATGGAAATTGCAAACTTCCAATAGTTCATGGTGACATTAAAGCATCAAATGTTCTTCTTGATCATAATCTCAACTGTAAGCTCTGTGATTTCGGGTATGCAAAGATGGGTTTTTCTTCAGTAGTTGTTCCATCTTCCAGGAATTCAATAATGGGTTCTCCAGGTTATATAGATCCTCATTACTTGAGAACAGGGATTGTATCAAAGAAGAATGATGTTTACAGCTTTGGCGTGATTGTTTTGGAATTAATAACAGGAATTGAAGCCTTTTGTACAAAAAAGGAGAAGCTCTTGACATCAATTGCTAATCCAATTCTTCAAGATCCAGAAAAAGCAGTAGAAATGGTAGATTCAAGATTGGAGGGTCAATTTAAAGGTAGGGAAGTAATAGCCATGGCTTCAATAGCTTCACTTTGTCTTCGTCAACATGCAAGTCTTAGGCCTTCCATGACTGATATCTTGAATACCATGAAAGAGTGTATTCCATCTGTATCCTTCGTTGAGGCAGCAGGAAGATTCAAGGATATTGCTACTTCAAAAATGGAATTTTGTAAATATTTGAATTGA
- the LOC122645626 gene encoding probable receptor-like protein kinase At4g10390 isoform X2: MGCFKFLNLKRRSKKLLSNGKHQSLSVTDLSICVTEPAKDLIPDHHEQDQLSSNSTVIKRFSWSEIEKFTMNFAHVIGEGGYSTVYLGYFPDFSLGAIKIHCQSERLRHIFKKELEVLLHVQHKNIVKLLGYCDDRGVLLLEFVPNGDLHEKLHNQDRKNSVLPWNNRMLIAYQLAQAIDYLHGNCKLPIVHGDIKASNVLLDHNLNCKLCDFGYAKMGFSSVVVPSSRNSIMGSPGYIDPHYLRTGIVSKKNDVYSFGVIVLELITGIEAFCTKKEKLLTSIANPILQDPEKAVEMVDSRLEGQFKGREVIAMASIASLCLRQHASLRPSMTDILNTMKECIPSVSFVEAAGRFKDIATSKMEFCKYLN; this comes from the exons ATGGGCTGCTTCAAATTTCTGAATCTCAAGCGTAGATCCAAGAAGTTGTTAAGCAATGGAAAGCATCAAAGTTTGTCTGTAACAGATTTATCAATCTGTGTCACAGAACCAGCAAAGGATTTGATCCCTGATCATCATGAACAGGACCAGTTATCTTCCAACTCTACTGTGATCAAGAGATTCAGTTGGAGTGAAATAGAGAAATTCACCATGAATTTTGCTCATGTGATTGGTGAAGGAGGATACAGTACTGTCTATCTCGGCTATTTCCCTGATTTCTCCCTTGGAGCTATTAAGATTCATTGCCAGAGTGAACGCCTTCGCCATATCTTCAAGAAAGAACTCGAAGTTCTTCTTCATGTCCAACACAAGAACATTGTCAAACTTCTTGGCTACTGCGATGATCGAG gtgtTCTGTTATTAGAATTTGTTCCGAATGGAGATTTACACGAAAAGCTTCATAATCAAGATCGAAAGAATTCAGTACTTCCATGGAACAATCGAATGTTGATTGCATACCAATTGGCTCAAGCAATTGATTACCTTCATGGAAATTGCAAACTTCCAATAGTTCATGGTGACATTAAAGCATCAAATGTTCTTCTTGATCATAATCTCAACTGTAAGCTCTGTGATTTCGGGTATGCAAAGATGGGTTTTTCTTCAGTAGTTGTTCCATCTTCCAGGAATTCAATAATGGGTTCTCCAGGTTATATAGATCCTCATTACTTGAGAACAGGGATTGTATCAAAGAAGAATGATGTTTACAGCTTTGGCGTGATTGTTTTGGAATTAATAACAGGAATTGAAGCCTTTTGTACAAAAAAGGAGAAGCTCTTGACATCAATTGCTAATCCAATTCTTCAAGATCCAGAAAAAGCAGTAGAAATGGTAGATTCAAGATTGGAGGGTCAATTTAAAGGTAGGGAAGTAATAGCCATGGCTTCAATAGCTTCACTTTGTCTTCGTCAACATGCAAGTCTTAGGCCTTCCATGACTGATATCTTGAATACCATGAAAGAGTGTATTCCATCTGTATCCTTCGTTGAGGCAGCAGGAAGATTCAAGGATATTGCTACTTCAAAAATGGAATTTTGTAAATATTTGAATTGA